TTATCGATAGCCACACGAGCTCCGCCATCACCTAGCACGGTATCATCGTCGCCAAGTTGTTTTTCAATGGAAAATTTGTACTGAAACCCCGAACATCCTCCGCCTTCAACGGATACCCGAAGGAACGAACCATTTTGGCAAATTTCCTTTAATCGACTTATGCAGGAATCGCTTAGTTGTACCTGGTTATCTACTGTAGCGGATGATACCAGTCTTCGATGATAGCTAATTTTCGGCATCGATGCGAACAAACTGGAACAGAAATAGACCGTAAACAAAAGGATCCCGAAAGATGCACTACTATCTCGTACCGTTTTGGAAGCATAGACAACATTTTGAGATTAGCAATTTTCACTGATCGTCACGGAAAACAGGTCCGATGGATGTGGATCTCCTGATTTATCGGTTTATGGAATATTGCATAAGTACACTTATAATTGCGCCGATTCTTAATCAGCTAGcc
The sequence above is a segment of the Anopheles darlingi chromosome 2, idAnoDarlMG_H_01, whole genome shotgun sequence genome. Coding sequences within it:
- the LOC125952737 gene encoding iron-sulfur cluster assembly 2 homolog, mitochondrial, which encodes MLSMLPKRLFASMPKISYHRRLVSSATVDNQVQLSDSCISRLKEICQNGSFLRVSVEGGGCSGFQYKFSIEKQLGDDDTVLGDGGARVAIDNVSVEYLSGATIDYHTELIRSGFRVINNPKAEQGCSCGASFAVKLD